One segment of Sporichthyaceae bacterium DNA contains the following:
- a CDS encoding YciI family protein has product MQQQEAPVAVARHFVYRLIPRAVAGSVEVRDVMAEHLTYWAGLFDGGHVVVAGPVSTEEGVYGLAVVQAADEAEVLRLAAADPAIIAGVADFEVLAMPSAWARPDGDIREHRRRIAAARPRARRGRPANRR; this is encoded by the coding sequence GTGCAACAGCAGGAGGCGCCGGTGGCTGTGGCCCGTCATTTCGTGTACCGACTGATTCCGCGTGCGGTCGCGGGTTCGGTCGAAGTGCGCGACGTGATGGCCGAGCACCTCACCTACTGGGCCGGCTTGTTCGACGGGGGTCACGTGGTGGTCGCCGGTCCGGTGTCGACCGAGGAAGGCGTGTACGGGTTGGCGGTGGTGCAGGCCGCCGACGAGGCCGAGGTGCTCCGCCTGGCTGCCGCCGATCCCGCGATCATCGCCGGCGTGGCCGACTTCGAGGTGCTCGCCATGCCCAGCGCGTGGGCGCGGCCGGACGGCGACATTCGTGAGCATCGACGCCGGATCGCCGCCGCGCGACCGCGGGCGCGGCGCGGGCGCCCGGCAAACCGCCGCTGA
- a CDS encoding transglutaminase family protein → MAIRVAVEHRTVYRFDRPTDIGPHLVRLRPAPHCRTSITGYSLRVSPAEHFVNWQQDVYGNHAARLVFTQPATELSITVDLVADLSPINPFDFFVDDSARQFPFEYPLGSAEDLAAYLRRVDEPGTPVGSGAGPRLRHWLEEFDAPSAKGTAIVDFLVELNRRVAGDIAYSLRMEPGVQSPDTTLETGVGSCRDSAWLLVAMLRELGLAARFVSGYLVQLVPDDASANLTEDFTDLHAWAEVYVPGAGWIGLDATSGLLAGEGHIPLVGSPRPEHAAPISGSTGPAVSTLEFANSVRRIHEDPRVSKPYSAIQLERIDALGEAVDARLAAGDVRLTMGGEPTFVAADDMDSAQWRIAADGAEKRDYALALARRLMEHYAPAGVAIHGQGKWYPGEPLPRWQIGIFWRADGTPLWLDPDLLDHPWADTTLQPGSKAAAEAVAAVTGAIAAGLGVPAEYLRPLFEDPLDLLATEARLPAGPPPPAPGTAAWPADAARRAEIVAALDAENGRPAAWAIPLSRSEEGTAWTTTVWRCRRGEVFLLPGTSPAGLRLPLDALAWTPPPIDPDRSRFAPVAPLRPSVAAVPAVHIVRTAAARVLPVEGAPTTALCVQERDGHVFVFLPPLPDAADTVALLGVVERAAAGTGVRVVLEGYPPAGDVRVRTLTVTPDPGVIEVNVHPATDWSELTEITRTLSEAAHGVGLAAETFAMDGAHTGTGGGGHLTLGGPTPADSPLLRRPDLLVSMLTYWQHHPGLTYLFSGRFIGPTSQAPRVDEGRHETLYELQIAFAELARLAEAPEGPRPWQVDRALRHLLTDITGNTHRSEFCIDKLFSPDTERGRLGLLELRGFEMAPHPEMALVQALLVRALVVRFWERPYTGPLVRWGTRLHDTFLLPEYALADVGDVMADLAAHDLPFSPAWLDPFAEFRFPRLGSVDVGPVHLELRAGIEPWHVLGEEVAGGGTARYVDSSTERLQVKVSGAVPGRHAVTCNGVPLPLSPTRSADSLVAGVRYRAWAPPSALHPTIKVHSPLVFDVVDIWNHRSLGGCTYHVTHPGGRAWTTFPVNAAEAESRRGARFTVGGHTPGPVDPAAWQSSSMHPSPATSLVASTAADAGEYPRTLDLRRFPAPR, encoded by the coding sequence GTGGCCATCCGCGTCGCCGTCGAACACCGCACCGTCTACCGGTTCGATCGACCCACCGACATCGGTCCGCACCTGGTCCGACTGCGCCCGGCGCCACACTGCCGCACGTCGATCACCGGATACTCGCTGCGCGTCTCTCCCGCCGAGCACTTCGTGAATTGGCAGCAGGACGTCTACGGAAACCACGCCGCGCGCCTGGTCTTCACGCAGCCGGCGACCGAACTGTCGATCACCGTGGACCTGGTGGCCGATCTCAGCCCCATCAATCCCTTCGACTTCTTCGTCGACGACTCCGCCCGGCAGTTCCCGTTCGAGTACCCGCTCGGCTCGGCCGAGGATCTCGCGGCCTACCTGCGCCGCGTCGACGAGCCCGGCACCCCCGTCGGCTCCGGTGCTGGTCCGCGGCTGCGGCACTGGCTCGAGGAGTTCGACGCCCCGTCCGCCAAGGGCACGGCGATCGTCGACTTCCTCGTCGAACTCAACCGCCGGGTGGCCGGCGACATCGCGTATTCGCTTCGTATGGAGCCCGGTGTGCAGTCTCCCGACACGACGCTGGAGACCGGCGTCGGATCGTGCCGGGACAGCGCGTGGTTGCTGGTGGCAATGCTGCGCGAGCTTGGCTTGGCGGCCCGTTTCGTCTCCGGTTACCTGGTTCAACTGGTGCCCGATGACGCCTCGGCGAACCTCACCGAGGACTTCACCGACCTGCACGCCTGGGCCGAGGTCTACGTACCCGGCGCCGGCTGGATCGGGCTGGACGCCACCTCCGGACTGCTGGCCGGGGAGGGGCACATTCCGCTGGTGGGCAGTCCCCGCCCGGAGCACGCCGCTCCGATCAGCGGCAGCACCGGCCCGGCGGTCAGCACGCTGGAGTTCGCGAACAGCGTGCGACGCATCCACGAGGACCCACGGGTCAGCAAGCCGTACTCCGCCATCCAACTCGAACGGATCGATGCGCTGGGCGAGGCGGTGGACGCGCGCCTGGCCGCGGGCGATGTACGCCTGACCATGGGCGGCGAGCCGACCTTCGTCGCGGCCGACGACATGGACTCCGCGCAGTGGCGGATCGCCGCCGACGGTGCGGAGAAGCGGGACTACGCACTCGCGCTGGCCCGGCGCCTGATGGAGCACTACGCACCGGCGGGCGTTGCCATCCACGGGCAGGGCAAGTGGTACCCGGGTGAGCCGTTGCCGCGGTGGCAGATCGGCATCTTCTGGCGGGCCGATGGCACCCCTTTGTGGTTGGACCCCGATCTGCTCGACCACCCGTGGGCCGACACAACGCTCCAACCGGGTTCGAAGGCCGCTGCCGAGGCCGTTGCGGCGGTCACCGGGGCCATTGCGGCCGGGCTCGGCGTGCCCGCCGAGTATCTTCGGCCGCTGTTCGAGGACCCGTTGGACCTGCTGGCCACCGAGGCCCGGCTGCCGGCCGGTCCCCCGCCGCCCGCCCCCGGTACGGCGGCCTGGCCCGCGGACGCCGCTCGCCGAGCGGAGATCGTCGCGGCGCTGGACGCCGAGAACGGCCGGCCGGCGGCGTGGGCCATTCCGCTGAGTCGTTCCGAGGAAGGCACCGCCTGGACCACCACCGTCTGGCGTTGCCGCCGCGGCGAGGTGTTCCTGCTTCCCGGCACGTCCCCGGCCGGGCTGCGGCTACCGCTGGACGCTTTGGCCTGGACCCCGCCGCCGATCGACCCGGACCGTTCCCGCTTTGCCCCCGTGGCCCCGCTCCGGCCGAGCGTGGCGGCCGTTCCCGCCGTGCACATCGTGCGGACCGCCGCGGCCCGGGTCCTGCCGGTCGAGGGCGCGCCCACCACGGCGCTATGCGTGCAGGAGCGCGACGGGCACGTGTTCGTGTTCCTGCCGCCGCTACCCGATGCCGCAGACACCGTCGCGCTGCTCGGCGTCGTGGAGCGGGCCGCCGCCGGCACCGGAGTGCGGGTCGTGCTGGAGGGCTACCCGCCGGCCGGCGACGTCCGCGTGCGCACGCTCACCGTCACCCCCGACCCCGGCGTGATCGAGGTCAATGTCCATCCGGCGACCGATTGGTCGGAGTTGACGGAGATCACCCGGACGCTGTCCGAGGCGGCGCACGGCGTCGGGCTGGCCGCCGAGACGTTCGCCATGGACGGCGCACACACCGGCACCGGCGGGGGTGGGCATCTGACCCTGGGTGGTCCGACGCCGGCCGATTCGCCGCTGCTGCGCCGGCCGGACCTGCTGGTCAGCATGCTGACCTACTGGCAGCACCACCCCGGCCTGACCTACCTGTTCTCCGGGCGGTTCATCGGCCCGACCAGTCAGGCGCCGCGCGTCGACGAGGGCCGGCACGAGACGCTCTACGAACTCCAGATCGCCTTCGCCGAGCTCGCCCGGTTGGCCGAAGCGCCCGAGGGTCCCCGGCCCTGGCAGGTGGACCGGGCCCTACGCCACTTGCTGACCGACATCACCGGCAACACCCACCGCAGCGAGTTCTGCATCGACAAGCTGTTCAGCCCGGACACCGAACGCGGACGGCTGGGCCTGCTGGAACTGCGTGGCTTCGAGATGGCACCGCATCCGGAGATGGCGCTGGTGCAGGCGCTGCTGGTGCGCGCGTTGGTGGTGCGGTTCTGGGAGCGCCCGTACACCGGTCCACTGGTGCGCTGGGGCACCCGGTTGCACGACACGTTTCTGCTGCCCGAGTACGCGCTGGCGGACGTGGGCGACGTGATGGCCGACCTGGCCGCGCACGACCTGCCGTTCTCCCCGGCCTGGCTGGACCCCTTCGCGGAGTTCCGATTCCCGCGGCTGGGCTCGGTCGACGTCGGCCCGGTGCATCTGGAGCTGCGCGCCGGCATCGAGCCGTGGCACGTACTCGGCGAGGAGGTGGCCGGCGGCGGCACCGCGCGCTACGTGGACTCCTCGACCGAACGCCTGCAGGTGAAGGTGAGCGGTGCCGTGCCCGGCCGCCATGCGGTGACCTGCAACGGGGTGCCGCTGCCGCTGTCCCCGACCCGCAGCGCGGACTCGCTGGTCGCGGGCGTGCGCTACCGGGCCTGGGCTCCGCCCTCCGCGTTGCACCCCACCATCAAGGTGCACTCCCCGTTGGTGTTCGACGTGGTGGACATCTGGAACCACCGTTCGCTGGGCGGCTGCACGTACCACGTCACGCACCCGGGCGGCCGCGCGTGGACCACGTTCCCGGTGAACGCGGCCGAGGCGGAATCCCGGCGCGGCGCGCGATTCACCGTCGGCGGGCACACGCCGGGGCCGGTGGACCCAGCGGCATGGCAGTCTTCGTCCATGCACCCGTCCCCGGCCACCTCCCTGGTCGCCTCGACCGCGGCCGATGCCGGCGAGTACCCGCGCACGCTCGACCTGCGCCGCTTCCCCGCGCCACGGTGA
- a CDS encoding circularly permuted type 2 ATP-grasp protein → MTDTLPGSGPGARESARGMVHAYAARRAAQRSCWDEMVGFHGRVRGGWRELSAVAEQLGPQGLAAAAAEVERLLDEDGVTYRPLGAEEEQRWGLDPLPVFLDEVEWAVLEPGLTQRAQLLDLLLADLYGPRESIRSGILPTEVVHAHPGFLRAWDGVIGAKRQLFLAAADLGRARDGTWCVVADRVQAPSGAGYAMANRRVVSRVLPTLHREAEIHRLGPFFHAMRIGLEQVAPPTAEAPRAVLLTPGTHSETAFEQAYLSTLLGYPLVRGSDLMVAEGRVWRRTLGRREPVDVILRRVDSWFCDPLDLRPDSELGVPGLVEAARSGNVAVVNGLGAGVVENPALLPFLPPLCQLLLDEPLRLKSVPTRWCGDPDELTLVRERLAELVIKPLARGIARTHINGWELSEAQRDDLRRRIEAEPHLWVGQEALACSTAPSVVADDLFPQLLTLRTFAVASGVGYQVMTGGLGQVRTPHGGLTARETPPTSKDIWIRNTRGAPTVAPWVREATPSQILPMTDSPRVIEDMFWLGRYAERAEDTARVLRAVNDRWADFHHSPEQQGAAALAVLLRTLSAVTGTAPDITDVVFNEDRPGTLAHAVRRLTALSGDVREQLSTDTWLVLGGLERELQNRQDTDTPTTLAKVLEGLLALSGLMAESLVRDAGWRFCEIGRRLERAAHVCALLSAGLGGTRSADTDSLVVESVLIAAESIITYRRRYTARAGVGTVLDLLLVDRENPRAIGYQLDRLGESLERIPSDAERMAGVRELLGDLRSRVRAADTLALAIPQADGDRPALRAFLDELGADLATLAADLQDIFFVQRAPQRPLAGTVIAAESW, encoded by the coding sequence GTGACCGACACGCTGCCCGGATCCGGGCCGGGCGCTCGCGAGTCCGCGCGCGGGATGGTGCACGCCTACGCCGCCCGGCGGGCCGCGCAGCGTTCCTGTTGGGACGAGATGGTCGGCTTCCACGGCCGGGTCCGCGGCGGCTGGCGCGAGCTGTCCGCCGTCGCCGAGCAACTCGGTCCGCAGGGGCTGGCCGCGGCCGCGGCGGAGGTCGAGCGACTGCTCGACGAGGACGGCGTCACCTACCGTCCGCTCGGCGCCGAGGAGGAGCAGCGCTGGGGCCTGGACCCGCTGCCGGTGTTCCTCGACGAGGTCGAGTGGGCGGTGCTGGAACCCGGCCTCACCCAACGCGCGCAACTGCTGGACCTGCTACTGGCCGACCTCTATGGACCACGGGAGTCGATCCGGTCCGGGATACTGCCCACCGAGGTGGTGCACGCGCACCCCGGCTTCCTGCGCGCCTGGGACGGGGTGATCGGGGCCAAGCGGCAACTGTTCCTGGCCGCGGCAGACCTCGGCCGGGCCCGCGACGGCACCTGGTGTGTGGTCGCTGACCGGGTGCAGGCCCCCTCGGGTGCGGGTTACGCGATGGCCAACCGGCGGGTGGTCTCCCGGGTGCTGCCGACCCTGCACCGCGAGGCGGAGATTCACCGCCTCGGGCCGTTCTTCCACGCGATGCGGATCGGGTTGGAGCAGGTGGCCCCGCCCACCGCGGAGGCGCCCCGCGCCGTGCTGCTCACTCCGGGCACGCACAGCGAGACCGCCTTCGAACAGGCCTACTTGTCCACGCTGTTGGGTTATCCGCTGGTCCGCGGATCGGACCTGATGGTCGCCGAGGGCCGGGTGTGGCGGCGCACGTTGGGCCGCCGGGAGCCGGTGGATGTGATCCTGCGCCGGGTGGACAGCTGGTTCTGCGACCCGCTGGATCTGCGCCCGGACTCCGAACTGGGCGTGCCCGGTCTGGTCGAGGCCGCGCGCTCGGGCAATGTCGCGGTGGTCAACGGGCTGGGCGCCGGGGTGGTGGAGAACCCGGCGCTGTTGCCGTTCCTGCCCCCGCTCTGCCAGCTGCTGCTGGACGAACCGCTGCGGCTCAAGTCGGTGCCGACCCGGTGGTGCGGCGACCCCGACGAGCTGACCCTGGTGCGCGAACGGCTGGCCGAGTTGGTGATCAAACCATTGGCCCGCGGCATCGCGCGCACCCACATCAACGGATGGGAGCTGTCCGAGGCGCAGCGCGACGACCTGCGCCGACGCATCGAGGCCGAGCCGCATCTGTGGGTGGGCCAGGAGGCGCTGGCCTGTTCCACCGCACCCAGCGTGGTGGCCGACGACCTGTTCCCGCAGCTGCTCACCCTGCGCACCTTCGCCGTGGCCTCCGGCGTCGGCTATCAGGTGATGACCGGTGGACTCGGCCAGGTGCGCACTCCGCACGGCGGACTGACGGCGCGTGAGACCCCGCCGACATCCAAGGACATCTGGATCCGCAACACGCGTGGCGCACCGACCGTTGCCCCCTGGGTCCGCGAGGCCACCCCGTCGCAGATCCTGCCGATGACCGACTCCCCACGGGTCATCGAGGACATGTTCTGGTTGGGCCGCTATGCCGAACGCGCCGAGGACACCGCGCGCGTGCTGCGTGCCGTGAACGACCGCTGGGCGGACTTCCACCACTCACCCGAGCAGCAGGGGGCGGCCGCGCTGGCCGTGCTGCTGCGCACGCTGAGCGCGGTGACCGGCACCGCGCCGGACATCACCGATGTGGTGTTCAACGAGGACCGGCCGGGCACGCTGGCCCACGCGGTGCGGCGGTTGACCGCGTTGTCCGGGGACGTACGCGAACAACTGTCCACCGACACCTGGCTGGTGCTCGGTGGTCTGGAACGCGAACTGCAGAACCGCCAGGACACCGACACGCCAACGACGTTGGCCAAAGTGCTGGAGGGCCTGCTGGCGTTGTCCGGGCTGATGGCCGAAAGCCTGGTGCGCGACGCCGGTTGGCGGTTCTGCGAGATCGGCCGACGCCTGGAGCGCGCCGCGCACGTCTGCGCGTTGCTGTCCGCAGGCCTGGGCGGCACACGCAGCGCGGACACCGACAGCCTGGTCGTGGAATCGGTGCTGATCGCGGCGGAGAGCATCATCACCTACCGGCGTCGCTACACCGCTCGCGCCGGCGTGGGCACCGTGCTTGATCTGTTGCTGGTGGATCGGGAGAACCCGCGGGCCATCGGTTACCAACTCGACCGGCTCGGCGAGTCGCTGGAGCGCATCCCGTCCGATGCCGAGCGGATGGCCGGGGTGCGCGAACTACTCGGCGATCTGCGTTCCCGGGTGCGCGCCGCGGACACCCTCGCCCTGGCCATCCCGCAGGCCGACGGCGACCGTCCCGCCCTGCGCGCGTTCCTCGATGAACTCGGCGCGGACCTGGCCACGCTGGCCGCGGACCTGCAGGACATCTTCTTCGTCCAGCGCGCCCCGCAGCGCCCGCTGGCGGGCACCGTCATTGCCGCGGAGTCCTGGTGA
- a CDS encoding transglutaminase family protein produces the protein MSAPAPVPAPPGARRYQLTHRTEYRYDEDVQTSYGRAHLVPRHGEGQHRLEYTLDTEPGPVELSEHADFFGNRSVYFVVREPHRELTVTCRSLIDVHRPEVDRDALRDVRARVVRDRLADRADLDPDLLDARPFLLPSPMIGRAPEVAAFATDLMRPGRSLDEVLVDLLERIGEFAYVTGVTTVSTPLAEVLARRAGVCQDFAHLGVAALRAAGLAARYVSGYLETRPPPGRARLVGADASHAWVSVFAPGLGWVDLDPTNHQFVDESYVVAAIGRDYGDVPPLRGVIFTESKQSTMQVFVDMEPVPVAPAGVDSPLAG, from the coding sequence GTGAGCGCGCCGGCCCCGGTGCCGGCGCCGCCCGGTGCGCGGCGTTATCAGCTCACCCACCGCACCGAGTACCGCTACGACGAGGACGTGCAGACCAGTTACGGACGGGCTCATCTGGTGCCCCGTCACGGCGAGGGACAGCACCGCCTGGAGTACACGCTGGACACCGAGCCGGGTCCGGTCGAGTTGTCCGAACACGCCGACTTCTTCGGCAACCGCTCGGTCTACTTCGTGGTGCGCGAGCCGCATCGAGAGCTGACCGTCACCTGCCGCAGCCTGATCGACGTGCACCGTCCCGAGGTGGACCGCGACGCGTTGCGCGATGTCCGGGCCCGCGTTGTCCGCGATCGGTTGGCCGACCGCGCCGACCTGGACCCGGACCTGCTCGACGCTCGCCCGTTCCTGTTGCCCTCCCCGATGATCGGGCGTGCCCCTGAGGTAGCGGCGTTCGCCACCGACCTGATGCGGCCGGGCCGCAGCCTCGACGAGGTCCTCGTCGATCTGCTCGAGCGCATCGGGGAATTCGCCTACGTCACCGGGGTCACCACGGTGTCCACCCCGCTGGCCGAGGTGTTGGCCCGCCGTGCGGGCGTCTGCCAGGACTTCGCTCATCTCGGGGTGGCCGCGTTGCGTGCGGCCGGCCTGGCCGCCCGTTACGTCAGCGGGTATCTGGAAACTCGTCCCCCACCCGGCCGGGCGCGCTTGGTCGGAGCGGATGCGTCGCACGCCTGGGTGTCGGTCTTCGCGCCGGGCCTCGGTTGGGTCGACCTGGACCCGACCAACCATCAGTTCGTCGACGAGTCCTACGTGGTCGCCGCGATCGGCCGGGACTACGGCGACGTGCCCCCGCTGCGTGGCGTCATCTTCACCGAGAGCAAGCAGAGCACGATGCAGGTCTTCGTGGACATGGAGCCGGTGCCGGTGGCGCCGGCGGGAGTGGACTCCCCGCTCGCCGGGTAG